Genomic window (Polaribacter batillariae):
ATGAGGTAATAAAACTACAATTCCGTTTTGTAGTTTCCATTTATCTTCAGCTGCAGAAATATACTGGTCGAACATGATTTGTGCTCCGTTAGAAAAATCTCCAAACTGTGCTTCCCAAATGGTTAAGGTATTTGGGTTTCCCATTGCGTACCCGTAATCGAAACCAAGAACGCCATATTCAGATAATAACGAATTGTAAATCGTCATTCTTCCTTTATTATTAGGGTTCCTATTTAATAAATTAATTCTTTCTTCCGTAAGCTCGTCGCGTAAAATGGCATGTCTATGAGAAAAAGTTCCTCTTTCTACATCTTGTCCAGAAATACGTACATTAAAACCTTCTTCCATTAAAGAACCGTAAGCTAAATTTTCTGCCATACCCCAATCTAATTGATTGGTTTCGAAGGCCATTTTTGCTCTTCCTTGTAAAATGCGTTCTGCTTTTCGAACAAATTTTACTCCTTCAGGTACTGTGGAAACTACTTTTGCAATGTTTCTTAAATTGTCTGCCTTATAAGTTGTATCTACAGGTTGTAGCATCGCAGGTAATTCTTCACGATCGAAACCTTCCCAGGTAGATTGCATAAATTCTTTTACTTTAGACGTTTCTACTTTTTTAGATTCGTCGAACTCTCTTTCGAGCATTTCTTTGAATTCTGTAGTAATTTCAGATAAGTAATTTTTATCTACACTTCCTTCTTGCAACAGTTTGGCTGCGTAAATATCTTTTACATTCTTGTGTTTAGAGATTGCTTTGTATAATTTTGGTTGTGTAAAACGAGGTTCGTCACCTTCGTTATGACCGTACTTTCTATAGCCTAAAAGGTCGATAAAAATATCGGTTTTAAATTTCATTCTAAATTCTAAAGCCATTTGCATTGCATGACAAACTGCTTCTGTATCATCTGCATTTACGTGTAAAACTGGCGATAAAGTTACTTTTGCAACGTCTGTACAATATGTACTTGAACGTGCATCTAAATAATTTGTGGTAAAACCAATTTGGTTATTTACCACAATATGAATGGTGCCTCCTGTTTTATAACCATTTAATTTTGCCATTTGAACGACTTCGTAAGCGATTCCTTGGCCTGCAATTGCGGCATCTCCATGAATAACTATTGGTAGAATTTTACTTGAGTCTCCATCGTATTTTCTATCTATCTTTGCTCTTGTAATTCCTTCTGCAACTGCTGCTACAGTTTCTAAATGAGATGGGTTTGGTACCAAATTCATTTTAATTTCGTTTCCATTTCTATAGGTTTTACTTAATGTTAAACCTAAATGGTATTTTACATCTCCATCGATATCATCATCTTCGAAATCTTTTCCTTCGAACTCACTAAATAAATCTCTAACGGGTTTTTTAAAAATATTTACTAAGGTGTTTAATCGACCTCTGTGCGCCATTCCTAACACACATTCTTTTACGCCAAAAGTTTCTGTAGCTTCTCGTAAAGCAACAGATATTCCTGGAATTAATGCTTCACCACCTTCTAGAGAAAAACGTTTTTGCCCTACGTATTTTGTTTGCAAAAAACTTTCGAAAGTAACTGCTTGGTTTAGTTTTCCTAAAATATACTTTTTAGATTCTACAGAATAACTTGGGTGGTTGTCGTTCTCGTTTAAACGTTTTTGCCACCATTTTAGTTTTTCTGGGTTTCGCATATACATATACTCTACACCAATAGAATCGCAATAAATGGTTTTTAGATGACTAATTATTTCAGAAAGTTTTACTCTTCCTAGTCCTAAGACGTCTCCTGCAGAAAACTCTTTATCTAGATCGTTTTCAGTTAGACCGAAGTTTTCGATGTCTAATGTAGGTTTGTATTGCCTTCTTTCTCTAACCGGATTTGTTTTGGTAAAAAGATGGCCACGTGTTCTGTATCCATTAATTAAGTCCACCACCAAAAACTCTTTCTTTACTTCTTGAGGAATTTCTAAAGAAGATTCTCCTTCTTTTAAAGAATAATCTTCGTTCGCCAAGTCGTATCCTTGAAAAAAGCTTCTCCAGCTTGGTTCAACAGAATCTGGGTTTATTAGATATTGATCGTATAAATCGGCTATAAAGCCTGTATGTGCTGCGTTTAAGAACGAAAATTTGTCCATATAATATTTTATGCTTTATGTATAAGCTTATTACTAAAGCAAAAATACAATATTTGAAATTAATCAA
Coding sequences:
- a CDS encoding 2-oxoglutarate dehydrogenase E1 component, with amino-acid sequence MDKFSFLNAAHTGFIADLYDQYLINPDSVEPSWRSFFQGYDLANEDYSLKEGESSLEIPQEVKKEFLVVDLINGYRTRGHLFTKTNPVRERRQYKPTLDIENFGLTENDLDKEFSAGDVLGLGRVKLSEIISHLKTIYCDSIGVEYMYMRNPEKLKWWQKRLNENDNHPSYSVESKKYILGKLNQAVTFESFLQTKYVGQKRFSLEGGEALIPGISVALREATETFGVKECVLGMAHRGRLNTLVNIFKKPVRDLFSEFEGKDFEDDDIDGDVKYHLGLTLSKTYRNGNEIKMNLVPNPSHLETVAAVAEGITRAKIDRKYDGDSSKILPIVIHGDAAIAGQGIAYEVVQMAKLNGYKTGGTIHIVVNNQIGFTTNYLDARSSTYCTDVAKVTLSPVLHVNADDTEAVCHAMQMALEFRMKFKTDIFIDLLGYRKYGHNEGDEPRFTQPKLYKAISKHKNVKDIYAAKLLQEGSVDKNYLSEITTEFKEMLEREFDESKKVETSKVKEFMQSTWEGFDREELPAMLQPVDTTYKADNLRNIAKVVSTVPEGVKFVRKAERILQGRAKMAFETNQLDWGMAENLAYGSLMEEGFNVRISGQDVERGTFSHRHAILRDELTEERINLLNRNPNNKGRMTIYNSLLSEYGVLGFDYGYAMGNPNTLTIWEAQFGDFSNGAQIMFDQYISAAEDKWKLQNGIVVLLPHGYEGQGSEHSSARIERYLQLCAEDNMTLANCTTPANFYHLLRRQMKRDYRKPLVVFTPKSLLRHAKVISSIEDLATGEFQEVIDDTINPEKVTKLVFCMGKFYYDLLEERENLEREDIALVRIEQLFPLHLEKLQKIIDKYPNVKNYIWAQEEPRNMGAWSFMLERFDLVKLNVRSRKYYAVPAAGSSTRFKKRHKAVIDSVFSNE